A region of uncultured Carboxylicivirga sp. DNA encodes the following proteins:
- a CDS encoding ABC transporter ATP-binding protein, with protein sequence MIEFKNIHKSFEDVHAVDDVSLNIEEGELFGFIGPDGSGKTTLFRMLNSLLIPNEGQISLFGLDPVKEYKKVRQIIGYMPGKFSLYYDLSIEENLQFFATVFGTTIEENYHLIEDIYKQIEPFKKRPAGKLSGGMKQKLALSCALIHKPRLLLLDEPTTGVDAVSRREFWEMLQKLKEKGITIVVSTPYMDEAGLCDRVALMQNGKIHAVAPPSEIVAQFSDPLYSIKVENNYKSLQALRQWEHCENVYPFGETLHYLDKRNHVDVKDIEAYLSSQQLGFNHVELIQPDIEDCFIALTHKVG encoded by the coding sequence ATGATTGAATTCAAAAACATACATAAGTCTTTCGAAGATGTACATGCTGTCGATGATGTTTCGTTGAATATTGAAGAAGGGGAGTTGTTTGGTTTTATCGGTCCTGACGGATCTGGCAAAACTACTTTGTTTCGCATGCTCAATTCGCTTCTTATACCCAATGAGGGGCAGATAAGTTTGTTTGGGTTGGATCCTGTTAAGGAGTACAAAAAAGTTCGTCAGATCATTGGATACATGCCCGGTAAGTTTTCGTTGTATTACGATTTATCCATTGAAGAGAACCTGCAATTTTTTGCAACTGTTTTCGGTACAACTATCGAAGAGAATTATCATTTGATTGAAGATATTTACAAACAGATTGAACCGTTTAAGAAACGACCTGCCGGAAAACTGTCTGGAGGGATGAAGCAAAAATTAGCATTGTCGTGTGCTTTGATTCATAAACCTCGTCTTTTGTTGCTTGATGAGCCTACTACAGGTGTTGATGCTGTGTCGCGACGGGAGTTCTGGGAAATGTTGCAAAAGCTGAAAGAGAAAGGTATAACCATTGTTGTCTCCACTCCATATATGGACGAAGCGGGTTTGTGCGATCGTGTTGCTTTGATGCAAAACGGGAAGATTCATGCCGTGGCACCACCCTCTGAAATTGTTGCTCAGTTTTCAGATCCGTTGTATTCAATCAAAGTAGAAAACAATTACAAGTCACTTCAGGCACTTCGGCAATGGGAGCACTGCGAAAATGTTTATCCTTTTGGCGAAACACTTCATTATCTCGATAAGAGAAATCATGTTGATGTAAAAGACATTGAAGCGTATTTATCATCACAACAATTGGGTTTTAATCATGTGGAATTGATACAGCCTGATATTGAAGATTGTTTTATTGCATTAACGCATAAGGTTGGTTGA
- a CDS encoding TolC family protein: MRVLLFIAIIFSIFKVNAQTLTLEECLQLSRENYPLISDFDNLDQQLSLRLKSLNANYYPKLDASVQYTWQNDVPGIDAAMTGFNVPKAPKEQYKAFVDIQQSIYDGGMTKAAKQMESSKKVAEKLNVEVQLYSIRNKVIDSYYLLLTLKEQLKQLAYNEEILKQRLAEMKVAVENGALLQSEADLFEVELLKVEQDKYALMEGQKAALEILTELTGANLSMDQELLMPVSLDNQLRPEYKLFEAQQQQLGDYQYLKGRQRIPVLAGFGQVGYGNPGYNMLKDEMATFYMVGVRLKWNIWDWKSTSNEKQIIQLQSESVQTQQVTFTKNLSLAEKEVESRIRKLDRIIEKDDAIIALREKITQARQSQMNNGTVTAADYIKEFNAESMSRLAKEIHMIEKSKAEIELQELGKKQN, encoded by the coding sequence ATGAGAGTTTTACTTTTTATTGCCATTATATTTTCCATTTTCAAGGTAAATGCGCAGACTCTAACTCTTGAAGAGTGCCTGCAATTAAGCAGGGAGAATTATCCTCTTATTTCGGATTTTGATAATCTGGATCAACAGCTTTCTTTAAGGTTAAAGTCGTTGAATGCGAATTACTATCCTAAACTGGATGCTTCTGTTCAGTATACATGGCAAAATGATGTACCTGGTATTGATGCGGCAATGACAGGCTTTAATGTTCCTAAGGCTCCTAAGGAGCAATACAAGGCTTTTGTGGATATACAGCAATCGATTTATGATGGAGGCATGACAAAAGCAGCCAAACAAATGGAATCGAGTAAGAAAGTTGCCGAGAAACTGAATGTGGAAGTTCAATTGTATTCCATCAGGAACAAGGTAATTGATAGCTATTATTTATTACTGACTTTAAAAGAGCAGCTTAAACAATTAGCTTATAACGAAGAAATATTAAAACAAAGACTGGCAGAGATGAAAGTGGCTGTTGAAAACGGAGCTCTCTTGCAAAGTGAAGCTGATCTGTTTGAAGTTGAATTGCTTAAGGTGGAACAGGATAAATATGCCTTGATGGAAGGTCAGAAGGCTGCCCTTGAGATTTTAACAGAATTGACAGGTGCAAATCTTTCAATGGATCAGGAACTACTTATGCCAGTATCACTTGACAATCAATTAAGACCTGAGTACAAACTTTTTGAAGCTCAACAACAGCAATTGGGAGACTACCAATATTTGAAGGGTCGTCAACGTATCCCAGTTTTAGCAGGATTTGGTCAGGTTGGCTATGGAAATCCGGGCTATAATATGCTGAAGGACGAAATGGCTACTTTTTATATGGTGGGAGTAAGGTTGAAATGGAACATCTGGGATTGGAAATCTACTTCCAACGAAAAACAGATAATTCAATTACAATCAGAAAGTGTTCAGACGCAACAAGTAACATTTACAAAGAATCTTTCTTTAGCTGAAAAAGAAGTGGAATCGCGTATTCGAAAACTGGATAGGATTATAGAAAAAGATGATGCAATCATAGCGCTTCGCGAGAAGATTACCCAAGCACGTCAATCGCAAATGAATAATGGAACAGTTACAGCTGCCGATTATATCAAAGAGTTTAATGCCGAAAGCATGTCGCGCTTGGCCAAAGAAATTCATATGATTGAAAAAAGTAAAGCTGAAATTGAATTACAAGAGTTAGGTAAAAAACAGAATTAA
- a CDS encoding TetR/AcrR family transcriptional regulator yields the protein MDDLKNKQSGNVSEQVILNAARDVFMEKGMDGARMQEIADKAGINKAMLHYYFRSKEKLFDKVFVEAFKEFWPQVQDALKIESPHKALESIVQAYIETFMEKPYLPNFILGELHRTPEKFGLLMNEVGIQPKVIVDFLQQQMEMGYLKKTNPMEMMINIISMCVFPFAARPLMIQLLMKNDEEKWYQFMKGRKESIMNIIKECYFIKQ from the coding sequence ATGGATGATTTAAAAAATAAACAATCAGGAAATGTAAGTGAGCAGGTTATTTTAAATGCTGCTCGTGATGTTTTTATGGAAAAAGGAATGGACGGTGCGCGAATGCAGGAGATAGCCGACAAGGCAGGTATCAATAAAGCGATGTTGCATTATTATTTCCGTTCTAAAGAAAAGTTATTCGACAAAGTATTTGTTGAAGCTTTTAAAGAGTTCTGGCCTCAGGTGCAAGATGCGTTAAAAATTGAATCGCCACATAAGGCTTTGGAATCAATTGTACAGGCTTATATCGAAACATTTATGGAGAAGCCGTATTTGCCAAATTTTATATTGGGTGAATTGCACCGTACTCCTGAAAAATTCGGCTTACTTATGAATGAGGTCGGAATTCAGCCAAAGGTAATTGTGGATTTTCTTCAACAACAAATGGAAATGGGATATCTTAAGAAGACAAATCCGATGGAGATGATGATTAATATTATTTCTATGTGTGTGTTTCCATTTGCCGCTCGTCCTCTAATGATTCAGTTGTTAATGAAGAATGATGAAGAGAAATGGTATCAGTTTATGAAGGGACGAAAAGAATCAATCATGAATATTATCAAAGAGTGTTATTTTATCAAACAATAA
- a CDS encoding ABC transporter ATP-binding protein — protein sequence MEKKKVITVENLVKKFGNFTANDNLNFHVDQGEIFGFLGANGAGKTTAMRILCGLSAPTSGKVDVAGFDVSHQSEEVKKRIGYMSQKFSLFEDLSVWENMRFFATVYGLSSKVFKERGEQLLHKLNLFEDRKRLVSTLSLGWKQKLAFSVAILHQPSIVFLDEPTGGVDPITRRQFWEMIYEAADNGITVFVTTHYMDEAEYCNRVTIMVDGRIDALGTPAELKKQFNAASMNDVFLALAR from the coding sequence ATGGAGAAGAAAAAGGTAATTACAGTTGAAAACCTGGTAAAGAAATTCGGGAATTTCACAGCCAATGATAACCTTAATTTCCATGTAGATCAAGGAGAAATTTTTGGTTTCCTTGGAGCTAATGGGGCCGGTAAAACCACTGCCATGCGTATTCTTTGTGGGTTGTCTGCCCCAACATCTGGTAAAGTTGATGTGGCAGGTTTTGATGTTTCACATCAGTCTGAAGAAGTTAAGAAGCGAATTGGGTATATGAGTCAGAAATTCTCATTGTTTGAGGATTTAAGTGTGTGGGAGAATATGCGCTTTTTTGCTACTGTGTACGGGCTTTCATCAAAAGTTTTTAAGGAAAGGGGTGAGCAACTACTGCATAAGTTGAATTTGTTTGAAGACAGAAAACGACTGGTTTCGACACTTTCATTAGGATGGAAACAAAAGCTGGCTTTTAGTGTGGCTATTCTTCATCAGCCATCAATTGTTTTTCTGGATGAACCAACAGGAGGTGTAGACCCTATCACACGGCGTCAGTTCTGGGAGATGATTTACGAAGCCGCTGATAATGGAATCACTGTTTTCGTCACTACTCATTACATGGATGAAGCCGAGTATTGCAATCGTGTTACCATAATGGTGGATGGAAGAATTGATGCACTGGGTACACCCGCAGAATTAAAAAAGCAGTTTAATGCTGCCAGTATGAATGATGTTTTCCTGGCTTTGGCCCGATAA
- a CDS encoding ABC transporter permease: MRIILAILQKEFLQVFRNRTMLPLIFVLPLVQLIVLVNAATMDMKNISVTVADQDLSSTSRLLISKLEASPFFKLEDLALSKEEAIERIQDNKTDVVIFIPHELESDFNREGNAKLQIITDAIDASKAQLSFGYLSNIVRGLNLEISIDQQLLTDVKQIKSEALYWFNPNLNYKYYMLPAIMAILLTIIGMFLTALNLVREKEIGTAEQINVTPIKKSHFIIGKLVPFLIIGLFELTLALTLSKLIYDLPINGNLLVLYAFAFVYLLAVLGIGLFISTQSQTQQQVMMISFFFLLVFVLLSGAFTSVDNMPVLAQELNRLNPLYYFMNVIRMVLIKGAGFRDIMVEFGSTLLIACITVPLAVFSYRKTS, encoded by the coding sequence ATGAGAATTATACTAGCCATATTACAAAAAGAGTTTTTACAGGTTTTTAGAAACCGAACAATGCTGCCATTGATCTTTGTTCTGCCTTTGGTTCAGTTGATTGTGCTGGTGAATGCAGCCACAATGGATATGAAAAACATCAGTGTAACGGTTGCTGATCAAGACTTGTCAAGTACATCGCGTTTATTGATCAGTAAGCTGGAAGCGTCACCTTTTTTCAAATTGGAAGATCTGGCATTAAGCAAAGAAGAGGCTATTGAAAGAATTCAGGATAATAAAACAGATGTGGTAATTTTTATCCCTCATGAACTGGAATCTGACTTTAACAGGGAAGGGAATGCTAAACTGCAGATTATTACGGATGCTATTGATGCTTCAAAGGCACAACTGTCGTTTGGTTATTTAAGTAATATAGTGCGGGGACTAAACCTTGAAATTTCAATTGATCAACAATTATTGACCGATGTCAAACAAATAAAATCGGAGGCTTTATATTGGTTTAACCCCAATTTAAATTACAAATATTACATGTTACCGGCTATCATGGCCATCTTGTTAACCATTATAGGGATGTTTCTAACGGCCTTAAACCTGGTTCGGGAAAAAGAGATTGGTACAGCTGAACAAATTAATGTAACACCCATTAAGAAATCACATTTTATCATTGGTAAGTTAGTACCATTTCTTATTATTGGCTTGTTTGAATTGACGTTGGCTTTAACCCTTTCGAAACTCATTTATGATTTACCAATTAATGGTAATCTATTGGTTTTGTATGCTTTTGCTTTTGTTTACCTGTTGGCAGTATTGGGTATTGGATTATTTATCTCAACCCAAAGTCAGACTCAGCAACAGGTAATGATGATCAGTTTTTTCTTTTTATTGGTTTTTGTATTGCTCAGTGGTGCATTTACTTCAGTTGATAATATGCCCGTTCTTGCCCAGGAACTAAATCGCTTGAATCCGCTTTATTATTTTATGAATGTAATTCGAATGGTTCTGATAAAAGGTGCTGGTTTTAGAGATATTATGGTGGAGTTTGGTTCTACTTTGTTAATAGCTTGTATTACGGTACCTTTAGCGGTGTTTAGTTATCGAAAAACCTCTTAG
- a CDS encoding efflux RND transporter periplasmic adaptor subunit: MKIKNALILAVTLIVAACNNGEDGSDAYGNFEATDKLISSEVSGRVIQLAVEEGQELKEGDLIALIDTTQLVIKRNQLIASRKASQSKTAQVKASIEVLKAQKGVLMKDVTRVYNMYREKAATSKQVDDLQGQVHVMEKQLEGYYTQIESIKAELGVIDAQLAEIEDQLHRCNLMMPSEGTVLQKFVEQGEMAVMGKPVVKVADLNTMFLRAFVTGSQLPEIKIGQKVEVRFDKTEDTNQTIDGTISWISSSAEFTPKIVQTKEERVDLVYAVKIAIENDGRVKIGMPGEVKF; the protein is encoded by the coding sequence ATGAAAATAAAAAATGCATTGATATTAGCTGTTACATTGATTGTTGCAGCTTGTAATAATGGTGAAGACGGATCAGATGCTTATGGAAATTTCGAAGCAACAGATAAATTGATAAGTTCAGAGGTTAGTGGTCGTGTTATTCAGTTGGCTGTTGAAGAAGGCCAGGAATTGAAGGAAGGCGATTTGATTGCCCTTATTGATACCACTCAATTGGTAATTAAGAGAAATCAGTTGATTGCATCGCGCAAAGCATCTCAAAGTAAAACAGCCCAGGTTAAAGCTTCGATTGAGGTTTTAAAAGCACAAAAGGGTGTATTAATGAAAGATGTAACACGTGTTTATAATATGTATCGAGAGAAGGCAGCGACATCGAAGCAGGTTGATGATTTACAGGGCCAGGTACATGTGATGGAAAAACAGCTGGAAGGTTATTATACCCAGATAGAAAGTATCAAAGCTGAATTAGGTGTAATTGATGCTCAGCTTGCTGAAATAGAGGATCAGTTGCATCGCTGTAACTTAATGATGCCATCAGAAGGTACTGTTCTGCAAAAGTTTGTTGAGCAGGGTGAAATGGCTGTAATGGGTAAACCTGTGGTAAAGGTGGCAGATTTGAATACCATGTTCTTACGTGCATTTGTAACTGGTAGTCAATTGCCTGAAATTAAAATTGGTCAGAAGGTGGAAGTGCGATTCGACAAAACCGAAGATACCAATCAAACCATTGATGGTACTATTTCCTGGATTTCATCGTCAGCGGAGTTTACTCCAAAGATAGTGCAGACAAAGGAAGAACGTGTTGATTTGGTTTATGCAGTTAAGATAGCTATTGAAAATGATGGCAGAGTTAAGATTGGAATGCCTGGTGAAGTCAAATTCTGA
- the dapA gene encoding 4-hydroxy-tetrahydrodipicolinate synthase: MLTPYQLGGTGVALVTPFNSRKEIDFESLDRLVHFVIQNQVDFLVALGTTSEASTLSEKEKREVVRHIIAANGGRKPIIVGMGGNDTNKVVDTINKTDFDGIDGILSVVPYYNKPSQEGIYQHFAEIAKASPVPIILYNVPGRTSSNINAETTIRLANDFENIIAVKEASGDLIQIMNIIHKKPDDFMVLSGDDASTLPLIALGADGVISVTANGFPFEFSQLVREALNESLDEACRIHYGLLDIIQLLFSEGNPAGIKALLNARGLIDNNLRLPLVPVTEETYIAIEKFLNNF, encoded by the coding sequence ATGCTAACACCCTATCAACTAGGCGGAACTGGTGTAGCTTTAGTTACTCCTTTTAACTCCAGAAAAGAGATTGATTTTGAATCTCTCGATCGTCTGGTGCATTTCGTTATCCAAAATCAGGTTGATTTTCTGGTTGCACTGGGTACCACTTCAGAGGCTTCAACACTTAGCGAAAAAGAAAAGCGTGAAGTTGTTCGACACATTATTGCTGCCAATGGAGGAAGAAAACCTATAATTGTTGGGATGGGTGGAAATGATACCAACAAGGTTGTTGATACGATTAATAAAACTGATTTTGATGGAATAGACGGAATACTTTCTGTTGTCCCGTATTACAACAAACCCAGTCAGGAAGGTATTTACCAGCACTTTGCAGAAATAGCCAAAGCCTCTCCTGTACCCATCATATTGTATAATGTTCCCGGACGTACTTCAAGCAATATAAATGCTGAAACAACCATCCGATTGGCTAATGATTTTGAAAATATAATTGCTGTTAAAGAGGCCTCAGGTGATTTGATTCAGATAATGAACATCATCCATAAAAAACCTGATGATTTTATGGTTTTGAGCGGTGATGATGCTTCTACCCTGCCATTAATTGCTTTAGGAGCCGATGGAGTTATATCTGTTACAGCCAATGGCTTTCCATTTGAATTCAGTCAATTGGTTAGGGAAGCTTTAAATGAATCGTTGGATGAAGCCTGTAGAATTCACTATGGTTTACTGGATATAATTCAACTTCTATTTAGCGAAGGGAATCCAGCTGGTATTAAAGCACTGCTAAACGCACGAGGATTGATTGATAATAATTTACGCTTACCACTTGTACCTGTAACAGAAGAAACTTATATTGCTATAGAGAAATTTTTAAACAATTTTTAA
- a CDS encoding NlpC/P60 family protein, with translation MDCSGLVYLAAKDIDLPLPHKSADIARYGQIVPTKGRLRKGDLVFFKGSKSRLINHVGIMINTSEFIHVSSSKGCVVTAIDDDYWGDLFIWGTR, from the coding sequence ATGGATTGCTCCGGTCTGGTTTATCTGGCAGCTAAAGATATTGATTTGCCTTTACCACATAAATCAGCTGATATAGCTCGTTATGGACAAATTGTTCCTACAAAAGGGCGTTTGCGAAAAGGTGATCTGGTATTTTTCAAGGGCAGTAAAAGTCGACTGATCAATCATGTAGGTATCATGATTAATACTTCAGAATTTATTCATGTTTCGAGTTCTAAAGGTTGTGTGGTGACCGCAATAGATGATGATTATTGGGGCGATTTATTTATTTGGGGTACCCGATAA
- a CDS encoding carboxyl transferase domain-containing protein encodes MFQLESKITNNEDFQYNQEKNQYLIEDYWNKLNTVINGGDPKAIKKHTERGKLLARQRIELLLDKNSPFLELSPLAANGQYKDAFPSAGILTGIGKVHGKDVMIVANDATVKGGTYIAETIKKHLRAQEIAEQNHLPCIYMVDSGGIFLPEQAKVFADKNDFGRIFFNQSRMSAKGISQISIVMGSCTAGGAYVPAMSDETIIVKEQGTIFLAGPPLVKAATGEEVSAEELGGGFVHTHISGVADHLADNDTHAIHICRNIIESLPDKVTEEYNFQAPEYPIDDLYGLIPADGKPFPDIREIIARLTDNSEFHEFKKEYGSTLVTGFANIQGQKVGILANNGILFSESALKGTHFIQLCNVRNIPMLFLQNITGFMVGKEYEHKGIAKDGAKMVNALANSKVPYFTIIIGGSYGAGNYAMAGRAYEPRFLFMWPNARISVMGAKQASEVLITIKKDQAKALNKDINAEELESIRDQIVKKYEEEGSPFYSTSRLWDDGIIDPVSTREVIARVLQIISNANKENVGYGVFRM; translated from the coding sequence ATGTTTCAGTTAGAAAGCAAAATAACGAACAACGAAGACTTTCAATATAATCAGGAAAAGAACCAATATCTCATTGAAGATTATTGGAACAAACTTAATACAGTTATTAATGGTGGTGACCCCAAAGCAATAAAAAAACATACCGAAAGAGGTAAGTTACTGGCACGTCAGCGAATTGAATTATTGTTAGACAAAAATTCACCTTTTCTTGAACTATCTCCTTTAGCTGCAAATGGTCAATATAAAGATGCTTTCCCATCAGCCGGTATCTTAACCGGTATTGGTAAGGTTCATGGCAAAGATGTAATGATTGTTGCCAATGATGCAACAGTTAAAGGAGGCACATACATTGCTGAAACCATTAAGAAACATTTACGGGCCCAGGAAATCGCTGAACAGAATCACCTGCCTTGCATTTACATGGTCGATAGTGGCGGAATCTTTTTACCTGAACAGGCTAAGGTATTTGCCGACAAAAACGACTTTGGCAGGATCTTTTTTAATCAATCTCGCATGTCGGCCAAAGGCATTTCTCAAATATCAATTGTAATGGGATCATGTACTGCCGGTGGAGCCTATGTTCCAGCTATGAGTGATGAAACCATTATTGTGAAAGAACAAGGCACCATTTTTTTAGCAGGTCCACCTCTTGTGAAGGCTGCTACAGGCGAAGAAGTAAGTGCCGAAGAATTGGGTGGTGGCTTTGTCCATACACATATATCGGGTGTTGCCGATCATTTGGCAGATAATGATACGCATGCCATTCATATTTGCCGCAACATAATTGAATCATTGCCTGATAAAGTAACAGAAGAATATAACTTTCAGGCTCCTGAATATCCTATCGACGATTTATATGGCTTAATACCTGCCGATGGAAAACCTTTTCCTGACATCAGGGAAATTATTGCCAGATTAACAGATAACAGTGAATTTCATGAGTTTAAAAAAGAGTATGGATCAACTCTGGTAACAGGATTTGCCAACATACAGGGGCAAAAAGTTGGAATACTTGCTAATAATGGAATTCTGTTCTCTGAATCAGCCTTGAAAGGAACCCATTTTATACAGTTGTGTAACGTTCGAAACATACCTATGCTTTTCTTACAGAATATCACAGGATTTATGGTTGGTAAAGAATATGAGCACAAAGGAATTGCCAAGGATGGTGCGAAAATGGTGAATGCATTAGCTAACTCAAAGGTTCCATATTTCACTATTATTATTGGTGGATCGTATGGTGCCGGAAATTATGCTATGGCCGGACGGGCTTATGAACCCCGTTTCTTATTTATGTGGCCAAACGCGCGTATTTCGGTTATGGGAGCCAAACAGGCTTCAGAAGTATTGATCACCATAAAAAAAGATCAGGCAAAAGCTCTTAATAAGGATATAAATGCCGAAGAACTGGAATCTATCCGTGATCAGATTGTAAAGAAATACGAAGAAGAAGGTTCGCCTTTCTATAGTACAAGCAGGTTATGGGATGATGGCATTATTGATCCTGTTTCCACCCGTGAAGTGATAGCCCGGGTGCTGCAAATTATTTCAAATGCAAACAAAGAAAATGTTGGATATGGAGTATTCAGAATGTAA
- a CDS encoding ABC transporter permease: protein MNRFIAFVKKEFLHIFRDYRTMLILFIMPIVQILIFGFAITTEIKDASIAILDKSKDEVTRELTQKMLSSGYFKNDAYLTDESQIEPAFNDQRVKMVVVFEPEFSQNLQKTGTAHVQLVCDASDPNSARMLSQFADGIFTSYTTSSGVPMGIQPEVRMFYNEALEGVYMSIPGIMAMILMLVSAMMTSISITREKEFGSMEVLLISPLKPLQIILGKVTPYVLMALINAVSILALGYWVFGVPVKGSIVLLLIECLLFTILALSLGILISTVAKNQMVAMFMSMFALMLPVILLSGFIFPVENMPLPLRILSNIIPPKWFIIIVKTIMLKGGGLFYVWKETLILIGFVVLFVTLSVKKFKIRLQ from the coding sequence ATGAATCGATTTATAGCATTTGTTAAGAAAGAGTTTCTGCATATTTTCCGCGATTATCGCACAATGCTGATTTTATTTATCATGCCGATAGTCCAGATTCTGATCTTTGGTTTTGCTATTACTACCGAAATCAAAGATGCATCCATTGCAATATTGGATAAATCGAAGGATGAGGTTACGCGCGAACTGACTCAAAAAATGTTATCATCAGGTTATTTTAAGAATGATGCTTATCTGACCGATGAGTCTCAGATTGAACCTGCATTTAACGATCAGCGAGTGAAAATGGTAGTTGTGTTTGAGCCTGAGTTTAGCCAGAATCTTCAAAAAACAGGAACAGCTCATGTACAACTGGTTTGCGATGCTTCCGATCCGAATTCAGCCAGAATGCTTTCACAATTCGCCGATGGTATTTTTACTTCCTACACCACCAGCTCGGGTGTTCCGATGGGAATTCAACCTGAAGTACGCATGTTCTATAACGAAGCTTTAGAAGGTGTTTATATGTCTATCCCCGGTATTATGGCTATGATTCTGATGTTGGTATCTGCCATGATGACGAGCATTTCTATTACCCGCGAAAAAGAATTTGGCTCAATGGAGGTCTTATTGATTTCACCGCTTAAGCCATTGCAGATTATACTGGGAAAAGTAACTCCTTATGTGCTAATGGCACTGATCAATGCTGTTTCAATCCTTGCTTTGGGATACTGGGTATTTGGTGTTCCTGTGAAGGGGAGTATTGTATTACTGTTAATAGAGTGTTTGTTGTTTACCATACTGGCTTTGTCTCTGGGGATATTGATTTCGACGGTGGCCAAAAATCAGATGGTTGCTATGTTTATGAGTATGTTCGCTCTTATGCTGCCAGTCATTCTTTTGTCAGGATTCATTTTTCCTGTTGAAAATATGCCATTACCCTTGCGGATACTTAGTAATATTATTCCTCCCAAATGGTTTATAATCATAGTGAAAACCATTATGCTGAAAGGAGGAGGCTTGTTTTATGTCTGGAAGGAAACACTCATCCTCATTGGTTTTGTTGTGTTATTTGTGACATTAAGTGTGAAGAAATTTAAAATCAGATTACAGTAG
- a CDS encoding penicillin-binding protein activator LpoB — protein MKTKIYLSLTLVFALSILSGCMTHKVERVDTKEAIDLSGRWNDTDSRLVAEEMVNQILGGAWIDNHLQSAGNKPVVVVGLIYNKSHEHISAETFIKDVERAFINSGRVRLVQAGDKREELRKERAAQQEFASMATAKQWGQELGADFMLNGDINSIVDTYKKERVNFYKVNLELSNLETNEVIWIGDKEIKKYITK, from the coding sequence ATGAAGACTAAAATTTATCTAAGCCTGACATTAGTTTTTGCACTAAGCATCCTTAGCGGATGTATGACTCACAAAGTGGAACGTGTTGACACCAAAGAAGCCATTGATTTAAGTGGTAGATGGAATGATACCGACTCACGTTTGGTAGCGGAAGAAATGGTTAACCAGATTCTGGGAGGTGCATGGATTGACAATCATCTTCAATCAGCTGGAAATAAACCGGTGGTTGTAGTTGGTTTGATTTACAATAAATCTCACGAACATATCAGTGCTGAAACCTTTATTAAAGATGTAGAACGAGCTTTTATTAACAGTGGTCGGGTTCGACTGGTACAAGCAGGTGATAAAAGAGAAGAGCTTAGAAAAGAAAGGGCTGCTCAGCAGGAATTTGCCAGCATGGCTACGGCCAAACAATGGGGACAGGAACTGGGTGCTGACTTCATGTTAAATGGTGATATCAATTCAATTGTTGACACATACAAAAAAGAACGTGTTAACTTTTACAAGGTTAATCTTGAATTATCCAATCTCGAAACCAACGAGGTTATTTGGATTGGTGACAAAGAAATCAAAAAATATATTACAAAATAA